One genomic segment of Rubeoparvulum massiliense includes these proteins:
- the lspA gene encoding signal peptidase II, which produces MYYYLIALIVIAVDQITKLAVVKWMEVGESIPLIDSFLYLTSHRNAGAAFGILENQRIFFIVTTLVVVIAIIYMLEKERQINRVSSIALSLIMGGAIGNFIDRLFSGKVVDFIDVYIFTYDYPIFNVADSAIVIGVFLFILDMLVLSRKNG; this is translated from the coding sequence TTGTATTACTATCTAATTGCATTGATTGTAATCGCTGTAGACCAAATAACAAAATTAGCTGTGGTAAAGTGGATGGAAGTAGGGGAGAGCATCCCGTTGATCGATTCCTTTTTATACCTCACTTCACATCGAAATGCTGGTGCTGCCTTTGGCATTTTAGAAAACCAGCGGATCTTTTTCATTGTAACCACGCTGGTGGTTGTGATTGCAATTATCTACATGCTGGAGAAGGAACGTCAAATTAATCGTGTCAGTTCCATTGCCTTATCCTTGATAATGGGAGGCGCTATTGGAAATTTCATCGATCGTCTCTTTTCAGGAAAAGTGGTTGATTTTATTGATGTTTACATTTTTACATATGATTATCCAATTTTTAATGTGGCCGATTCAGCTATCGTCATCGGAGTATTTCTTTTCATCCTTGATATGCTCGTGCTGTCTCGGAAGAATGGGTGA
- the ileS gene encoding isoleucine--tRNA ligase, with protein MDYSKTLCLPQTAFPMRGNLPQNEPKTQQRWDEEKIYEKVQARTKGRPTFVLHDGPPYANGDLHMGHALNKVLKDFIVRYKSMSGYDAPYIPGWDTHGLPIEHAVETKEKVNRKSMDLIEFREKCTQYALRYVDHQRGQCKRLSVRGDWDHPYITLKPEYEAWQIRVFGEMAKNGYIYKGMKPVYWSPSSESALAEAEIEYYDKRSPSIYVRFQVTDGQDKLPNGSYVIIWTTTPWTIPANLGIAIHPELDYVLVKVAGEEYLVAEGLLSNVSQALEWSSPEIAKRFKGAELEGVITQHPFYERKSPVVLGEHVTLDTGTGCVHTAPGHGEDDYLVGKKYDLGILSPLDDRGYFTAEAPGFTGMFYEDGNKAVTQLLEEKGALLKLAFINHQYPHDWRTKKPVIYRATEQWFASIDAFRDKMLEQIASIRWTPAWGETRLHNMIRDRGDWCISRQRAWGVPIPVFYCKECGHPLINDQTIEHISKLFGEHGSSVWFAKSEEELLPEGMTCEACGHDHFRKEKDIMDVWFDSGSSHAAVLKERGLPWPADMYLEGSDQYRGWFNSSLITATAVFGRAPYKSILSHGFVLDGEGRKMSKSLGNVVDPVKVSEQLGVDILRLWVSSVDYTADVRISNDILKQIAESYRKIRNTFRFLLGNLSDFDPATDRLPYAEMNELDRYMLSRMQSVLKKVLNAYEEYNFSTVYQTLHHFLTVDLSAFYMDVSKDRLYCDLSKGTRRRSTQTAMYEMLQVLVRLLAPILPHTMEEVWQYIPGQTVESVQLVDMPEVHSEYVDQDLEDKWGQLIALRDEVLKALEVARKDKQIGSSLEADVHLYPDEATLKVLGLTDELEQLFIVSQVHVHEGEAVPADAMTLDGVAVKVENAQGEKCERCWMVLPEVGHDPHHADLCPRCAHVMEEEDHHIVQ; from the coding sequence ATGGATTATAGCAAGACATTATGTTTGCCCCAGACTGCTTTTCCAATGCGGGGAAACTTACCACAAAATGAGCCCAAGACACAGCAACGCTGGGATGAAGAGAAGATTTATGAAAAGGTTCAAGCTCGAACGAAGGGACGCCCTACCTTTGTCTTACATGATGGCCCTCCCTATGCCAATGGCGATCTCCATATGGGGCATGCACTGAATAAGGTTCTGAAGGACTTTATCGTCCGTTACAAATCGATGAGTGGCTACGATGCTCCTTATATTCCAGGTTGGGACACCCATGGTCTCCCCATCGAGCATGCAGTAGAAACGAAGGAAAAAGTAAATCGTAAATCCATGGACCTCATCGAGTTCCGAGAAAAATGTACCCAATATGCCTTGCGCTATGTTGACCATCAACGTGGGCAATGTAAACGTCTCAGTGTCCGTGGCGATTGGGATCATCCTTATATTACCCTCAAGCCAGAATACGAAGCCTGGCAAATTCGGGTCTTTGGTGAAATGGCTAAGAATGGTTATATTTATAAGGGAATGAAGCCCGTATATTGGTCACCATCCTCTGAATCGGCGTTGGCTGAAGCAGAGATTGAGTATTATGATAAACGCTCACCCTCCATCTATGTTCGCTTTCAAGTCACCGATGGCCAAGACAAGCTCCCTAATGGTTCTTATGTGATCATCTGGACTACTACACCTTGGACGATTCCTGCTAACCTAGGGATTGCCATTCATCCAGAACTTGACTATGTGCTGGTGAAGGTTGCTGGGGAAGAATACCTTGTAGCAGAAGGATTATTATCGAATGTGAGTCAGGCGCTGGAATGGTCCTCTCCTGAGATTGCTAAGCGCTTCAAGGGGGCAGAATTAGAGGGAGTCATCACTCAACATCCCTTCTATGAACGCAAATCTCCTGTTGTTTTAGGTGAACATGTCACCCTTGATACAGGTACTGGCTGTGTTCATACCGCACCTGGTCATGGTGAAGACGACTATCTGGTGGGTAAGAAATATGACCTTGGAATCCTATCCCCCTTAGATGATCGTGGATATTTCACAGCAGAGGCTCCTGGATTTACAGGGATGTTCTATGAGGATGGGAATAAGGCAGTCACCCAGTTACTTGAAGAGAAGGGTGCTTTACTTAAACTTGCTTTTATCAATCACCAATATCCCCATGATTGGCGGACGAAGAAGCCTGTAATCTATCGTGCTACTGAGCAATGGTTTGCATCCATTGATGCATTCCGTGATAAAATGCTGGAACAGATCGCTTCAATTCGTTGGACTCCTGCTTGGGGAGAGACACGTCTCCACAATATGATCCGCGATCGTGGCGACTGGTGTATCTCCAGACAACGAGCTTGGGGTGTACCAATACCTGTTTTCTATTGTAAGGAATGTGGCCATCCTTTAATCAATGATCAGACCATTGAACATATTTCCAAGCTATTTGGTGAGCATGGTTCATCTGTCTGGTTTGCTAAATCCGAAGAGGAACTCTTGCCAGAGGGAATGACCTGTGAAGCCTGTGGCCATGACCACTTCCGAAAAGAGAAGGATATCATGGATGTTTGGTTCGATTCAGGCTCCTCTCATGCTGCAGTACTGAAAGAACGTGGACTCCCATGGCCAGCTGATATGTATCTAGAAGGCTCAGACCAGTACCGGGGCTGGTTCAATTCATCCTTAATTACAGCCACTGCAGTATTTGGTCGAGCTCCCTATAAGAGCATTCTCAGTCACGGCTTCGTTTTAGATGGAGAGGGCCGCAAAATGTCCAAGTCCTTAGGCAATGTGGTTGATCCTGTGAAGGTGAGTGAACAATTAGGTGTAGATATCCTACGCTTATGGGTATCTAGCGTGGATTATACAGCAGATGTACGGATCTCCAACGATATTTTGAAGCAGATTGCTGAGAGCTATCGGAAGATCCGTAATACCTTCCGCTTCCTCTTAGGTAACCTATCGGACTTCGATCCAGCCACAGATCGCTTACCTTATGCCGAAATGAACGAGTTAGATCGCTATATGTTAAGTCGGATGCAATCTGTTCTCAAAAAAGTCCTCAATGCCTATGAAGAGTATAACTTTAGTACAGTGTATCAGACGTTACATCACTTCCTTACCGTTGATTTGAGTGCCTTCTACATGGATGTAAGCAAGGATCGACTCTACTGTGATCTTTCAAAGGGTACACGTCGACGTTCTACTCAAACTGCTATGTACGAGATGCTACAGGTATTGGTTCGCCTCCTTGCTCCCATCCTACCGCATACCATGGAGGAGGTTTGGCAGTACATTCCTGGTCAAACGGTGGAGAGTGTTCAATTAGTAGATATGCCAGAGGTTCATTCCGAATATGTGGATCAAGATCTAGAAGATAAATGGGGTCAATTGATTGCCCTTCGCGATGAGGTTCTCAAAGCATTAGAGGTAGCGCGTAAGGACAAGCAAATCGGTTCTTCTCTGGAAGCGGATGTACATCTCTACCCTGATGAGGCTACCTTAAAGGTGTTAGGATTAACCGATGAACTAGAGCAGCTCTTTATTGTATCCCAGGTTCATGTCCATGAAGGGGAAGCTGTACCAGCTGATGCCATGACTTTGGATGGTGTTGCAGTAAAAGTGGAAAACGCCCAAGGCGAAAAATGTGAGCGGTGCTGGATGGTGCTTCCTGAAGTTGGCCATGATCCACATCATGCTGATCTGTGCCCACGTTGTGCTCATGTGATGGAGGAAGAGGACCATCACATAGTTCAATAA
- a CDS encoding DivIVA domain-containing protein — protein MALTPLDIYNKEFSRGFRGYDMDDVDEFMDHLAKDYELLLKENKELEEKISGLEDRLSHFNNIEDSLSKSIIVAQETAEEVKTNARKEAQLIIKEAEKNADRIINEALVKAREITYEIEELKKRASVYRTRFRALLEAQLEMLNQHDWDELANASDNGKNLLDEE, from the coding sequence ATGGCGTTAACTCCATTAGACATCTACAATAAAGAATTTAGTCGTGGCTTTCGCGGCTATGATATGGATGATGTAGATGAGTTCATGGATCATCTTGCAAAGGATTATGAATTACTTCTGAAGGAGAACAAGGAGCTAGAAGAAAAAATCTCCGGACTTGAGGATCGTCTTAGTCATTTCAATAATATTGAGGATTCCTTAAGTAAATCGATTATTGTTGCACAGGAAACCGCTGAAGAAGTGAAGACCAATGCCCGTAAAGAGGCCCAATTGATCATTAAAGAAGCAGAGAAGAATGCCGATCGGATTATCAATGAAGCCTTGGTTAAAGCACGGGAAATTACATATGAAATTGAAGAATTGAAGAAGCGTGCCTCTGTCTATCGGACGCGTTTTCGCGCATTGCTTGAGGCTCAATTGGAAATGCTAAACCAGCATGATTGGGATGAACTGGCCAATGCTTCAGACAATGGCAAGAACTTACTTGACGAAGAATGA
- the sigG gene encoding RNA polymerase sporulation sigma factor SigG, translated as MARNKVVICGVDTSKLPVLKNQEMRELFTRLQSGELSARQVLINGNLRLVLSVIQRFNNRGENVDDLFQVGCIGLMKAIDNFDLGQNVKFSTYAVPMIIGEIRRYLRDNNPIRVSRSLRDIAYKALQARDELTNRYSREPTVYEIASLLGVPKEDVVFALDAIQEPVSLFEPIYQDGGDPIYVLDQISDDRNKEIFWIDDIALREAMRKLNHREFVILSMRFFEGKTQMEVAEEIGISQAQVSRLEKAAISQMQKYVKT; from the coding sequence GTGGCACGTAACAAAGTGGTGATCTGTGGAGTAGATACATCCAAACTCCCCGTACTAAAAAATCAGGAGATGCGTGAGCTATTCACCCGCTTGCAAAGTGGGGAATTATCAGCACGACAGGTTTTAATTAATGGGAACTTACGGCTTGTGCTCAGTGTGATTCAGCGCTTCAATAATCGCGGTGAAAATGTGGATGACTTATTTCAGGTAGGGTGTATAGGTTTAATGAAGGCCATTGACAATTTTGATCTTGGGCAGAATGTAAAGTTTTCCACCTATGCTGTTCCCATGATCATTGGTGAGATTCGACGCTATCTTCGGGATAATAATCCCATTCGTGTCTCACGCTCCTTGCGAGATATTGCCTATAAGGCATTACAGGCTCGTGATGAGTTGACTAATCGCTATTCAAGGGAGCCTACAGTATATGAGATTGCCAGCTTATTAGGCGTTCCTAAGGAAGATGTGGTTTTTGCACTGGATGCGATTCAAGAACCTGTTTCCCTCTTCGAGCCGATCTATCAAGATGGGGGAGATCCTATCTATGTCTTAGACCAGATTAGTGATGATCGGAATAAGGAGATTTTCTGGATCGATGACATTGCTTTACGAGAAGCCATGCGGAAATTGAATCATCGTGAGTTTGTTATTCTCTCCATGCGTTTCTTCGAGGGAAAAACTCAGATGGAGGTTGCTGAGGAGATTGGGATATCCCAAGCACAGGTATCACGACTAGAGAAAGCAGCTATCTCACAGATGCAGAAATATGTAAAAACATGA
- the spoIIGA gene encoding sigma-E processing peptidase SpoIIGA — protein sequence MVVYLDLFLILNGGFNLVLLYFTGRFRQQRISWWRLLLAALIGALYALMILTPTWTFLLSLPIKVLVAAFMCWIAFGFRQFRFYFQILLTFFLLSFSVGGGILGLHYMAQTSGTAYQGVLISWGDGSTISFSILLLGVVLVLWSQIRERSLREKESMLKQWIVEVEIVLFQERITCNALVDTGNRLVDPFSGVPVMLVELKLLQELLPEPIRRLVEQQEQVTMEKLMEVPHEYLPLVRFIPFQGASKGRHLLIAIKPTRLTFVYQGEQRIIEQVWVGIHPEVLATEGSFQAILHPHMIKELKKEVLHA from the coding sequence ATGGTTGTCTACCTTGATCTCTTCCTAATCCTGAATGGAGGATTCAATCTTGTACTGCTCTATTTTACAGGGCGCTTTCGTCAACAAAGAATCAGCTGGTGGCGGCTGTTGCTCGCTGCATTAATAGGAGCTCTTTATGCGCTGATGATCTTAACGCCAACATGGACATTCTTATTAAGTCTTCCGATCAAGGTACTGGTGGCAGCTTTCATGTGTTGGATTGCTTTTGGATTTCGGCAATTTAGGTTTTACTTCCAGATCCTGCTTACGTTCTTTCTTCTTTCTTTCTCAGTAGGTGGAGGTATCTTAGGACTTCATTACATGGCGCAGACCTCTGGAACTGCTTATCAAGGAGTACTCATCTCTTGGGGTGATGGATCCACCATCTCATTCTCCATATTATTACTAGGGGTTGTGCTCGTATTGTGGAGCCAAATAAGAGAACGATCATTGCGTGAGAAGGAAAGCATGCTGAAGCAATGGATCGTTGAAGTGGAAATTGTCCTATTTCAGGAGCGCATCACCTGTAATGCCTTGGTGGATACAGGAAATCGCTTGGTAGATCCCTTTAGTGGTGTCCCTGTCATGTTGGTGGAGCTCAAGCTTCTTCAGGAGCTTTTACCGGAGCCAATCAGAAGATTGGTAGAGCAGCAGGAGCAAGTCACCATGGAGAAGCTCATGGAGGTACCCCATGAATATTTACCGTTGGTTCGCTTTATTCCATTTCAGGGCGCTTCTAAGGGGCGTCACCTATTAATTGCCATTAAACCAACACGTCTTACCTTTGTGTATCAGGGAGAACAAAGAATCATTGAGCAAGTATGGGTTGGGATTCATCCAGAGGTTCTTGCAACGGAGGGCTCATTTCAGGCCATTCTTCATCCCCATATGATCAAGGAATTAAAAAAGGAGGTTCTTCATGCTTAA
- a CDS encoding TraR/DksA family transcriptional regulator yields MKAEHQLYFQQRLQAERAMLLQRIKENERLGFDLSTRMFNTELSSYDNHPADYGDQYYEREKDSALLERSKQRVIEIEQALERLAEGKYGICQECGKEIPYERLDALPTASFCIDHSQMVNTAGKVVPGEGIRDQDNTYMAANQVNEMWDWYLDEIWDAVEQYGTSTSGGTLESKHEDVSIVASKMGDFTMKLPELEGIPLEGIYLEIDEHGQIVDGPYSFVYMDEWLMDDELADLMDLPNQYDNE; encoded by the coding sequence ATGAAAGCAGAGCATCAGCTTTATTTTCAACAACGTTTGCAAGCAGAGCGGGCCATGCTGCTACAACGGATCAAAGAGAATGAACGGCTTGGCTTCGACCTAAGCACAAGGATGTTTAATACTGAATTGTCCAGCTACGACAATCATCCTGCTGATTATGGCGATCAATATTATGAACGTGAAAAGGATTCGGCCTTATTGGAACGCTCAAAACAACGAGTTATAGAGATTGAACAGGCGCTGGAGCGGTTAGCAGAGGGCAAATATGGAATATGCCAAGAATGTGGTAAGGAGATACCCTATGAACGGCTCGATGCGCTTCCTACAGCAAGCTTTTGCATAGATCACTCACAGATGGTAAATACTGCAGGCAAAGTGGTTCCAGGTGAGGGCATCCGTGATCAGGATAATACCTACATGGCAGCGAATCAGGTGAATGAGATGTGGGACTGGTATCTTGATGAAATATGGGATGCAGTGGAGCAGTATGGGACCTCAACATCAGGGGGTACACTAGAGTCTAAGCATGAAGACGTCAGTATTGTAGCTAGTAAAATGGGGGATTTCACCATGAAACTCCCTGAATTAGAGGGGATCCCATTGGAGGGGATCTATCTTGAGATTGATGAACATGGACAGATTGTTGATGGTCCTTATTCTTTTGTCTATATGGATGAATGGCTCATGGATGATGAGTTGGCGGATTTGATGGATTTACCCAATCAATATGATAATGAGTAG
- a CDS encoding YggT family protein: MVFVLTVVNLLFRIYYFMMFAYILMSWVPNLQGSPIGQLLSRFVEPIFVPFRKIIPPIGMIDLSPIVAFFALYFAQIGANQLIIMLFGGK, from the coding sequence ATGGTATTTGTTCTTACAGTGGTCAATCTGCTTTTTCGTATTTATTATTTTATGATGTTTGCTTATATTCTAATGAGCTGGGTTCCAAACTTACAGGGTTCACCCATTGGACAATTGTTATCACGCTTTGTTGAACCAATCTTTGTACCATTTCGAAAAATTATTCCACCCATTGGGATGATTGACCTTTCTCCAATCGTGGCATTTTTTGCTCTTTATTTTGCACAGATCGGGGCAAATCAATTGATTATCATGTTGTTCGGGGGAAAATAA
- a CDS encoding YggS family pyridoxal phosphate-dependent enzyme, with translation MDICIQKEAIEEEIKEACIRSHRSPEDVTLIAVTKYVSPATTAAALDAGIQHIGESKVQDAIPKWDELGSRGTWHFIGHLQTNKVKYILGKFSYIHSLDRLSLAEEIEKRSDGLQLPPLSAFIQVNISGEESKYGLNPEELFPFLEELNQFSSLQPVGIMTMAPFVEDPEKARPVFAKAREMLERAKEHYPQFPLKYLSMGMSNDFVVAVEEGATHVRIGSRLVGREF, from the coding sequence ATGGATATTTGCATCCAGAAAGAAGCCATTGAAGAAGAAATTAAGGAAGCATGCATACGCTCCCACCGTAGTCCTGAAGATGTAACATTGATTGCAGTAACCAAGTATGTTTCCCCTGCTACTACCGCTGCTGCATTAGATGCAGGCATTCAGCATATTGGTGAGAGTAAGGTACAAGATGCTATTCCTAAATGGGACGAGTTAGGGTCCCGTGGTACATGGCATTTTATTGGTCATTTACAGACAAACAAAGTAAAATACATCCTGGGTAAGTTTTCCTATATTCATTCCCTCGATCGACTCTCACTAGCAGAAGAGATCGAAAAACGATCAGATGGTCTACAGCTTCCCCCCCTCTCTGCCTTTATTCAAGTGAATATTTCTGGAGAGGAGAGTAAGTATGGCCTAAATCCAGAGGAACTGTTTCCATTTTTAGAGGAGCTGAATCAATTCTCATCGCTACAACCTGTGGGGATTATGACCATGGCTCCCTTCGTAGAGGATCCTGAAAAAGCACGACCTGTCTTTGCCAAGGCCCGTGAAATGCTGGAACGCGCCAAGGAACACTATCCCCAATTTCCACTAAAGTATCTCTCTATGGGGATGTCGAATGATTTTGTAGTTGCCGTAGAAGAAGGGGCTACCCATGTTCGGATCGGTAGTCGTTTAGTAGGACGAGAATTTTAA
- the sigE gene encoding RNA polymerase sporulation sigma factor SigE, which produces MLKRWRFIFNLFWVRLLMRMGLRSDEVYYIGGSETLPPPLSKEEEAYLLDQLPLGDEAVRSILIERNLRLVVYIARKFENTGINIEDLISIGTIGLIKAVRTFDPLKKIKLATYASRCIENEILMYLRRNHKIRHEVSFDEPLNVDWDGNELLLSDVLGTENDLVMRELEEEVNRKLLKNALVNLTDREKTIIELRFGLNSGEEMTQKDVADLLGISQSYISRLEKRIIKRLKKEFHKME; this is translated from the coding sequence ATGCTTAAGCGGTGGCGTTTCATATTTAACCTTTTCTGGGTCCGACTTCTCATGCGAATGGGTCTGAGATCGGATGAAGTTTATTATATTGGTGGCAGTGAAACCTTACCTCCTCCGTTAAGCAAGGAGGAGGAAGCATATCTGCTTGACCAATTGCCATTGGGAGATGAAGCGGTACGTTCAATCTTGATCGAACGGAACCTCCGTTTGGTGGTCTATATTGCTCGGAAGTTTGAAAATACGGGGATCAATATTGAGGATTTAATCAGTATCGGAACCATCGGCCTAATCAAAGCGGTACGTACCTTTGATCCATTAAAGAAAATTAAATTGGCCACCTATGCTTCCCGCTGCATTGAAAATGAAATCTTAATGTATCTTAGACGCAATCACAAGATACGTCATGAGGTTTCCTTTGATGAGCCGCTCAATGTAGACTGGGATGGTAATGAACTTTTATTGTCTGATGTATTGGGAACTGAGAATGATCTGGTAATGCGAGAATTAGAGGAGGAAGTGAATCGCAAGCTACTTAAAAATGCGTTGGTCAATTTAACAGATCGTGAAAAGACGATTATCGAATTACGCTTTGGTTTAAATAGTGGTGAAGAGATGACGCAGAAGGATGTTGCTGACTTATTAGGCATCTCGCAATCCTATATATCTCGCTTGGAGAAGCGAATTATTAAGCGTCTAAAGAAAGAATTCCACAAAATGGAGTAA
- a CDS encoding YlmH family RNA-binding protein: protein MNNLYQHFRKEEHPFVDRILDWIDLVEERHQTIVTPFLDPREQFILQSIANYEQIGIAFCGGYEGAERVRGLLYPTYREPVENEFQVTALEIRSHNKHSNLKHPDYLGALLNTGIKREKCGDILVHPGLAYVLVTVDMAEYLRLTLNRIGKEPVSCQEIPLSQIGPGHEQWMEGSCTVASLRLDAVICEIFHLSRSKGAGYLTQGHVKHNWKVETRGFQEVAPGDMLSLRSYGRCQLLEVEGMSKRGKIRIRYRRIGI from the coding sequence ATGAACAATCTGTATCAGCATTTTCGCAAGGAGGAGCATCCCTTTGTTGATCGGATTCTAGATTGGATCGATCTAGTGGAAGAACGTCATCAGACTATCGTTACGCCATTTCTTGATCCCCGGGAGCAGTTCATCTTGCAGAGTATTGCAAACTATGAGCAGATTGGCATTGCTTTTTGTGGAGGATATGAAGGAGCAGAACGGGTACGTGGACTCCTCTATCCTACTTATCGTGAGCCTGTGGAGAATGAATTCCAAGTCACAGCGCTAGAGATTAGGTCTCACAATAAGCATTCCAACTTGAAGCATCCGGATTATCTGGGTGCTTTATTGAATACAGGTATTAAACGGGAGAAGTGTGGAGACATCTTAGTCCATCCAGGGTTGGCCTATGTATTGGTTACAGTGGATATGGCAGAGTATCTTCGCCTCACACTGAATCGAATTGGTAAGGAGCCTGTATCCTGTCAGGAAATTCCGCTCTCTCAAATTGGCCCTGGTCATGAACAGTGGATGGAAGGTAGCTGTACTGTCGCTTCCCTCCGTCTAGATGCGGTGATCTGTGAGATCTTCCATCTCTCCAGAAGTAAGGGGGCAGGATATTTAACGCAAGGTCATGTGAAGCATAATTGGAAGGTAGAAACCCGCGGATTTCAAGAGGTAGCACCAGGTGATATGCTCTCCCTTCGCTCCTATGGGCGTTGTCAACTCCTTGAAGTAGAAGGAATGAGTAAGCGGGGCAAGATTCGTATTCGTTATCGACGGATTGGGATATGA
- a CDS encoding YlmC/YmxH family sporulation protein produces MKLSDFQTKDVVNIIDGSRLGQIMDFEIDLQQGKIRAIILPKYAKRFGIFGSGEEVLIAWQNIVKVGKDVILVRLEQPIPPYDQRNEYPAI; encoded by the coding sequence ATGAAACTGTCCGATTTTCAGACTAAAGATGTGGTGAATATTATAGATGGTAGTCGGCTTGGCCAAATTATGGATTTTGAGATCGACTTACAACAAGGAAAGATACGGGCCATCATTCTGCCTAAATATGCGAAGCGCTTCGGTATATTTGGATCAGGAGAAGAGGTGTTAATCGCTTGGCAGAATATCGTAAAAGTGGGTAAGGATGTGATTCTTGTTCGTCTAGAGCAGCCCATTCCTCCTTATGATCAGAGAAATGAATACCCAGCAATTTAA
- the pgeF gene encoding peptidoglycan editing factor PgeF — translation MSQKEPFTLTLDQHYLALSTWENAYPVRAGFTTRLHGFSEPPFQSNNLGYHVGDKEELVQQNRHQLCEDAQLAWNGWVSFQQVHSDKIGYVSQFDAGRGRDSLEDAIPQWDGAYTDQAGILLTALFADCVPLFFYAPGAQLIGLAHAGWRGTVKGIGATMVQRWQKEYHVQPNEILVAIGPSIQGCCYEISDHVAIPLVEQLEHYHLQDKVEEVLTPLSNKGQYRCHLSQANRLILEAVGVPSDQIVQSNDCTSCHVDRFFSYRKEGGKTGRMAAFIQLAGGQH, via the coding sequence ATGAGTCAGAAGGAGCCATTTACTTTAACACTCGATCAGCACTATTTAGCATTGTCCACCTGGGAAAATGCCTATCCGGTTCGAGCCGGTTTTACTACACGATTGCATGGATTTAGTGAACCGCCCTTCCAATCCAATAATCTAGGTTATCATGTGGGAGATAAGGAAGAGCTTGTGCAGCAAAATCGCCATCAACTCTGTGAGGATGCCCAGCTTGCATGGAATGGCTGGGTTTCATTTCAACAGGTTCATAGCGACAAAATTGGTTATGTATCGCAATTCGATGCAGGCCGTGGTCGTGATAGCTTGGAGGATGCGATTCCTCAATGGGATGGTGCATACACAGATCAAGCAGGGATCCTTCTAACAGCATTATTTGCCGACTGTGTACCCCTCTTTTTCTATGCTCCTGGCGCTCAACTGATTGGTCTTGCCCATGCTGGCTGGCGTGGAACCGTAAAAGGAATCGGAGCCACAATGGTCCAACGCTGGCAGAAGGAATATCATGTGCAGCCCAATGAGATCCTTGTTGCCATAGGCCCATCCATTCAGGGCTGTTGCTATGAGATTTCAGACCATGTTGCCATTCCTTTAGTTGAGCAATTAGAACATTATCATTTACAAGATAAAGTTGAAGAGGTGCTAACGCCCCTATCTAATAAGGGTCAGTATCGATGTCATTTGTCACAGGCGAACCGTCTCATCCTTGAAGCTGTTGGTGTTCCCTCGGATCAGATTGTTCAATCCAACGATTGCACAAGTTGTCATGTGGATCGATTTTTCTCATATCGTAAAGAGGGAGGAAAAACGGGACGAATGGCAGCATTTATTCAACTCGCGGGAGGACAACACTGA